The Ciona intestinalis chromosome 11, KH, whole genome shotgun sequence genome has a segment encoding these proteins:
- the LOC100186096 gene encoding mitochondrial 2-oxodicarboxylate carrier isoform X1 encodes MRPPLTGQITWSEWLWRRSSCWFVESKMSKKDAYPSTQGMRKPDVGKVTYKRMFQQLVAGGGAGLVEICLMHPLDVVKTRFQLQGSGSSVQYRSVAHCFGTMYRTEGFLSFYKGILPPILAETPKRAVKFFCFERYQHLFSGGGDKTPLVYSLAGLCSGLTEGLVCNPFERIKILLQSEKDVKLKDQESTFSKARQIIRNEGFGMKGINRGLTATLGRHGVWNMVYFGVFHSFKEYIPKSESQTQQVVYKLCLGLTAGTLASVINIPYDVAKSRIQGPQPIPGQIKYYGAHSTIVMIYKEEGFLALYKGLVPKFLRLGPSGAIMMFVYESLSEFLAKKYP; translated from the exons ATGCGACCCCCACTTACAG GCCAAATTACTTGGAGTGAGTGGTTGTGGAGACGTTCAAGTTGCTGGTTTGTTGAAAGCAAGATGTCCAAGAAAGATGCTTACCCCTCGACGCAGGGCATGAGGAAACCTGATGTTGGGAAAGTAACTTATAAGAGGATGTTCCAACAACTTGTTGCTGGTGGTGGAGCAG GGCTCGTTGAAATCTGCCTCATGCACCCGCTCGACGTCGTTAAAACAAG ATTTCAATTACAAGGCAGTGGAAGCAGCGTGCAGTATCGGTCCGTTGCTCATTGTTTTGGAACAATGTATAGAACAGAGGG GTTCTTATCTTTCTACAAAGGGATCTTGCCACCAATATTAGCTGAAACACCAAAGCGAGCCGTGAAG tttttctgttttgaGCGATACCAACATTTATTTAGTGGAGGAGGGGATAAAACACCCCTG GTGTATTCGCTTGCTGGCTTATGTTCAGGATTAACTGAAGGTTTGGTTTGTAACCCGTTCGAAAGAATCAAAATTTTGCTTCAATCTGAAAAAGATGTGAAACTAAAAGAT CAAGAATCAACATTTTCGAAAGCTCGACAAATCATAAGGAACGAAGGCTTTGGTATGAAAGGGATTAATCGGGGCTTGACGGCAACACTTGGTAGGCACGGGGTATGGAACATGGTCTACTTTGGTGTCTTTCACTCATTCAAAGAATATATTCCAAAATCTGAG TCCCAGACCCAACaagttgtttataaattatgcCTTGGTTTAACTGCTGGTACGCTTGCTTCTGTAATAAACATCCCGTATGACGTCGCTAAAAGTCGAATCCAAGGCCCACAGCCGATACCGGGTCAGATTAAATATTACGGAGCCCATTCTACCATCGTGATGATTTATAAAGAAGAGGG gttTTTGGCGTTGTACAAAGGGCTCGTTCCAAAGTTTCTTCGATTGGGACCAA gtGGGGCCATTATGATGTTCGTTTATGAAAGTTTGTCCGAATTTCTTGCGAAGAAATATCCGTAA
- the LOC100183738 gene encoding trypsin-like, translating to MNETIGMFWVFVFSSFLVIANVNGVYGRDSRIVGGVDATLGRWPWQGSIRFISTGTNFCGCSVISNRWLISAAHCTEGIRSASSIEVRLGVTNLLAGEATDVTYRLTSFHDHPDYVSSTFLNDITLLQTSLPITFNANVRAVALPSPGMIAIVGSPCWITGWGTTADSSSVSPNILQQAVVPIVNDSQCVAWYRQEGIMVFTNEQFCAGYEAGNIDSCQGDSGGPLTCNDTGIFVLQGITSYGVGCALSRRPGVYTRVSNYLTWINETIVLYSNSVGQKCTSSLRAILFSSFFFLILHKLTTF from the exons ATGAACG AAACAATAGGAATGTTTtgggtttttgtttttagttcgTTTCTGGTCATCGCAAATGTTAATGGAGTTTATGGAAGAG ATTCCCGCATTGTTGGCGGCGTTGACGCCACGTTGGGACGATGGCCATGGCAGGGAAGCATAAGGTTTATATCAACGGGGACAAACTTTTGTGGATGTTCAGTGATTTCGAACCGATGGTTGATATCGGCCGCTCATTGCACAGAGGG aataCGGTCTGCGTCATCAATTGAAGTTCGACTCGGCGTCACAAACTTGTTGGCTGGTGAAGCGACGGATGTGACGTATCGGTTGACGTCATTCCACGACCATCCAG ATTATGTTTCAAGCACTTTCcttaatgacatcacactcCTACAAACTTCGCTCCCCATTACCTTTAATGCGAACGTACGCGCGGTGGCGCTACCAAGTCCAGGCATGATTGCCATCGTAGGATCGCCATGTTGGATTACCGGGTGGGGAACCACAGCAG ATTCCAGTTCTGTTAGCCCAAACATCCTACAGCAAGCTGTGGTACCAATAGTTAACGACAGCCAGTGTGTGGCATGGTACAGACAAGAAGGCATTATGGTCTTCACAAACGAGCAATTTTGCGCGGG GTACGAAGCCGGTAATATAGATTCGTGCCAGGGCGACAGCGGGGGTCCACTGACCTGCAACGACACCGGTATCTTTGTGTTACAAGGCATTACGAGCTACGGGGTCGGTTGTGCTTTATCTCGAAGACCCGGGGTTTATACAAGAGTGTCAAACTACCTCACTTGGATTAACGAAACTATTGTTCTAT ATTCTAACTCCGTTGGACAGAAATGTACTTCTAGTCTACGTGCAATCTTGTTTTCTAGTTTCTTTTTCTTGATATTGCACAAGCTAACTACGTTTTAA
- the pax1/9 gene encoding homeobox transcription factor Pax1/9 isoform X1 codes for MEYYYDIVFYKCNVIYPGVVIYVSYKVIIMINMQTATQNQSVGFSSPLQNPGMVSMMPTSAASNQTFGEVNQLGGVFVNGRPLPNALRLRIIELAQLGIRPCDISRQLRVSHGCVSKILARYNETGSILPGAIGGSKPRVTTPGVVNAIKDYKVRDPGIFAWEIRDRLLSDAVCDKYNVPSVSSISRILRNKIGNVLHPNNPLNPNYVPISNIENSTPPQSTNMRPTYNSPIYNHYMVPPTGKPNMPNAPPTIRGSPMPCHPFYSHSVTEILRGSRFDQPQLQGTAPSNSMTSESISVAPPNGSYHHQLLPVSVPSVIPKLEEWNNMTPYGVPPPTQVTTVHLNGGEKSSPVSRDITSLQQSPTSEENRSSHPLSTLYVTPPANTPYVTSAPQMANNSHHYVTPAYIPSYGHPGWQQQSLPMNGVDPVLTGNPAPQRSVHSLQNGGVQHGYPKLAVSAPQTGDGKNSGNQKLDRPPIHSNGQTSST; via the exons ATGGAGTATTATTACgacattgtattttataaatgtaatgtaattTATCCAGGCGTGGTAATATACGTTAGttacaaagttattattatgataAACATGCAAACCGCCACACAGAACCAGTCGGTTGGGTTTAGTTCGCCGTTACAAAACCCTGGCATGGTTTCCATGATGCCAACATCAGCTGCAAGTA atCAAACTTTCGGGGAGGTAAACCAACTCGGCGGGGTATTTGTGAACGGACGACCGCTGCCCAACGCTCTAAGACTCCGAATAATCGAGCTTGCTCAACTGGGGATTCGGCCTTGCGACATTAGTCGGCAACTACGGGTCTCACATGGCTGTGTAAGCAAGATACTAGCCCGTTATAATGAGACAGGCTCGATCTTACCAGGAGCAATCGGTGGTAGCAAACCAAGAGTCACAACACCTGGTGTTGTGAACGCGATAAAGGATTACAAAGTCAGAGACCCTGGTATATTTGCATGGGAGATCAGGGACCGCCTTCTAAGCGACGCAGTTTGCGATAAATACAATGTCCCGTCAGTAAGTTCCATCAGCCGAATATTAAGGAACAAAATCGGAAACGTCCTTCACCCAAACAATCCTCTCAACCCTAACTACGTTCCCATCAGCAACATCGAGAATTCGACCCCACCACAAAGCACTAACATGAGGCCCACCTACAACAGCCCAATATACAATCATTATATGGTCCCACCAACAGGTAAACCCAACATGCCAAACGCCCCACCAACCATACGAGGTTCCCCAATGCCTTGTCATCCGTTCTATTCTCATTCAGTGACAGAAATACTGAGAGGATCTCGTTTCGATCAACCACAGTTACAAG GAACCGCACCCAGCAATTCGATGACGTCAGAATCGATCTCTGTGGCGCCACCTAACGGTAGTTACCACCACCAGTTGCTCCCGGTGTCTGTACCAAGCGTCATCCCTAAACTTGAAGAATGGAATAACATGACGCCGTACGGTGTTCCGCCCCCTACACAAGTTACAACGGTACATTTAAACGGGGGAGAGAAATCGTCACCCGTGTCACGTGATATCACGTCACTGCAACAATCACCCACGTCAGAGgag AATCGATCGTCACATCCGCTTTCCACTCTCTACGTCACACCACCTGCCAACACCCCATACGTCACTTCCGCTCCACAAATGGCGAATAATTCCCACCATTATGTGACACCGGCCTACATTCCATCGTATGGCCATCCAGGTTGGCAGCAACAATCTTTACCGATGAACGGTGTGGACCCCGTCTTAACAGGAAACCCGGCACCCCAGAGGAGTGTACACAGCTTACAAAATGGAGGCGTACAACACGGATACCCTAAACTCGCTGTCTCGGCTCCCCAAACAG GAGACGGAAAAAATTCCGGAAATCAAAAACTCGACCGTCCACCCATCCATTCTAATGGTCAGACGTCATCAACGTGA
- the pax1/9 gene encoding homeobox transcription factor Pax1/9 isoform X2 has protein sequence MLSCLPQSFESKLSPDELKKLHEKQKEFLDQTFGEVNQLGGVFVNGRPLPNALRLRIIELAQLGIRPCDISRQLRVSHGCVSKILARYNETGSILPGAIGGSKPRVTTPGVVNAIKDYKVRDPGIFAWEIRDRLLSDAVCDKYNVPSVSSISRILRNKIGNVLHPNNPLNPNYVPISNIENSTPPQSTNMRPTYNSPIYNHYMVPPTGKPNMPNAPPTIRGSPMPCHPFYSHSVTEILRGSRFDQPQLQGTAPSNSMTSESISVAPPNGSYHHQLLPVSVPSVIPKLEEWNNMTPYGVPPPTQVTTVHLNGGEKSSPVSRDITSLQQSPTSEENRSSHPLSTLYVTPPANTPYVTSAPQMANNSHHYVTPAYIPSYGHPGWQQQSLPMNGVDPVLTGNPAPQRSVHSLQNGGVQHGYPKLAVSAPQTGDGKNSGNQKLDRPPIHSNGQTSST, from the exons ATGTTGTCGTGTCTACCACAAAGTTTTGAATCCAAACTTAGTCCAGACGAACTCAAGAAACTTCacgaaaaacaaaaagaatttttag atCAAACTTTCGGGGAGGTAAACCAACTCGGCGGGGTATTTGTGAACGGACGACCGCTGCCCAACGCTCTAAGACTCCGAATAATCGAGCTTGCTCAACTGGGGATTCGGCCTTGCGACATTAGTCGGCAACTACGGGTCTCACATGGCTGTGTAAGCAAGATACTAGCCCGTTATAATGAGACAGGCTCGATCTTACCAGGAGCAATCGGTGGTAGCAAACCAAGAGTCACAACACCTGGTGTTGTGAACGCGATAAAGGATTACAAAGTCAGAGACCCTGGTATATTTGCATGGGAGATCAGGGACCGCCTTCTAAGCGACGCAGTTTGCGATAAATACAATGTCCCGTCAGTAAGTTCCATCAGCCGAATATTAAGGAACAAAATCGGAAACGTCCTTCACCCAAACAATCCTCTCAACCCTAACTACGTTCCCATCAGCAACATCGAGAATTCGACCCCACCACAAAGCACTAACATGAGGCCCACCTACAACAGCCCAATATACAATCATTATATGGTCCCACCAACAGGTAAACCCAACATGCCAAACGCCCCACCAACCATACGAGGTTCCCCAATGCCTTGTCATCCGTTCTATTCTCATTCAGTGACAGAAATACTGAGAGGATCTCGTTTCGATCAACCACAGTTACAAG GAACCGCACCCAGCAATTCGATGACGTCAGAATCGATCTCTGTGGCGCCACCTAACGGTAGTTACCACCACCAGTTGCTCCCGGTGTCTGTACCAAGCGTCATCCCTAAACTTGAAGAATGGAATAACATGACGCCGTACGGTGTTCCGCCCCCTACACAAGTTACAACGGTACATTTAAACGGGGGAGAGAAATCGTCACCCGTGTCACGTGATATCACGTCACTGCAACAATCACCCACGTCAGAGgag AATCGATCGTCACATCCGCTTTCCACTCTCTACGTCACACCACCTGCCAACACCCCATACGTCACTTCCGCTCCACAAATGGCGAATAATTCCCACCATTATGTGACACCGGCCTACATTCCATCGTATGGCCATCCAGGTTGGCAGCAACAATCTTTACCGATGAACGGTGTGGACCCCGTCTTAACAGGAAACCCGGCACCCCAGAGGAGTGTACACAGCTTACAAAATGGAGGCGTACAACACGGATACCCTAAACTCGCTGTCTCGGCTCCCCAAACAG GAGACGGAAAAAATTCCGGAAATCAAAAACTCGACCGTCCACCCATCCATTCTAATGGTCAGACGTCATCAACGTGA
- the pax1/9 gene encoding homeobox transcription factor Pax1/9 (The RefSeq protein has 3 substitutions, 1 frameshift compared to this genomic sequence) — protein MINMQTATQNQSVGFSSPLQNPGMVSMMPTSAASNQTFGEVNQLGGVFVNGRPLPNALRLRIIELAQLGIRPCDISRQLRVSHGCVSKILARYNETGSILPGAIGGSKPRVTTPGVVNAIKDYKVRDPGIFAWEIRDRLLSDAVCDKYNVPSVSSISRILRNKIGNVLHPNNPLNPNYVPISNIENSTPPQSTNMRPTYNSPIYNHYMVPPTGKPNMPNAPPTIRGSPMPCHPFYSHSVTEILRGSRFDQPQLQGTAPSNSMTSESISVAPPNGSYHHQLLPVSVPSVIPKLEEWNNMTPYGVPPPTQVTTGHLNGGEKSSPVSRDITSLQQSPTSEENRSAHPLSTLYVTPPANTPYVTSAPQMANNSHHYVTPGLHSIVXPSRLAATIFTDERCGPRLNRKPGTPEECTQLTKWRRTTRIP, from the exons atgataAACATGCAAACCGCCACACAGAACCAGTCGGTTGGGTTTAGTTCGCCGTTACAAAACCCTGGCATGGTTTCCATGATGCCAACATCAGCTGCAAGTA atCAAACTTTCGGGGAGGTAAACCAACTCGGCGGGGTATTTGTGAACGGACGACCGCTGCCCAACGCTCTAAGACTCCGAATAATCGAGCTTGCTCAACTGGGGATTCGGCCTTGCGACATTAGTCGGCAACTACGGGTCTCACATGGCTGTGTAAGCAAGATACTAGCCCGTTATAATGAGACAGGCTCGATCTTACCAGGAGCAATCGGTGGTAGCAAACCAAGAGTCACAACACCTGGTGTTGTGAACGCGATAAAGGATTACAAAGTCAGAGACCCTGGTATATTTGCATGGGAGATCAGGGACCGCCTTCTAAGCGACGCAGTTTGCGATAAATACAATGTCCCGTCAGTAAGTTCCATCAGCCGAATATTAAGGAACAAAATCGGAAACGTCCTTCACCCAAACAATCCTCTCAACCCTAACTACGTTCCCATCAGCAACATCGAGAATTCGACCCCACCACAAAGCACTAACATGAGGCCCACCTACAACAGCCCAATATACAATCATTATATGGTCCCACCAACAGGTAAACCCAACATGCCAAACGCCCCACCAACCATACGAGGTTCCCCAATGCCTTGTCATCCGTTCTATTCTCATTCAGTGACAGAAATACTGAGAGGATCTCGTTTCGATCAACCACAGTTACAAG GAACCGCACCCAGCAATTCGATGACGTCAGAATCGATCTCTGTGGCGCCACCTAACGGTAGTTACCACCACCAGTTGCTCCCGGTGTCTGTACCAAGCGTCATCCCTAAACTTGAAGAATGGAATAACATGACGCCGTACGGTGTTCCGCCCCCTACACAAGTTACAACGGTACATTTAAACGGGGGAGAGAAATCGTCACCCGTGTCACGTGATATCACGTCACTGCAACAATCACCCACGTCAGAGgag AATCGATCGTCACATCCGCTTTCCACTCTCTACGTCACACCACCTGCCAACACCCCATACGTCACTTCCGCTCCACAAATGGCGAATAATTCCCACCATTATGTGACACC CCTACATTCCATCGTATGGCCATCCAGGTTGGCAGCAACAATCTTTACCGATGAACGGTGTGGACCCCGTCTTAACAGGAAACCCGGCACCCCAGAGGAGTGTACACAGCTTACAAAATGGAGGCGTACAACACGGATACCCTAA
- the LOC100186096 gene encoding mitochondrial 2-oxodicarboxylate carrier isoform X2 produces the protein MSKKDAYPSTQGMRKPDVGKVTYKRMFQQLVAGGGAGLVEICLMHPLDVVKTRFQLQGSGSSVQYRSVAHCFGTMYRTEGFLSFYKGILPPILAETPKRAVKFFCFERYQHLFSGGGDKTPLVYSLAGLCSGLTEGLVCNPFERIKILLQSEKDVKLKDQESTFSKARQIIRNEGFGMKGINRGLTATLGRHGVWNMVYFGVFHSFKEYIPKSESQTQQVVYKLCLGLTAGTLASVINIPYDVAKSRIQGPQPIPGQIKYYGAHSTIVMIYKEEGFLALYKGLVPKFLRLGPSGAIMMFVYESLSEFLAKKYP, from the exons ATGTCCAAGAAAGATGCTTACCCCTCGACGCAGGGCATGAGGAAACCTGATGTTGGGAAAGTAACTTATAAGAGGATGTTCCAACAACTTGTTGCTGGTGGTGGAGCAG GGCTCGTTGAAATCTGCCTCATGCACCCGCTCGACGTCGTTAAAACAAG ATTTCAATTACAAGGCAGTGGAAGCAGCGTGCAGTATCGGTCCGTTGCTCATTGTTTTGGAACAATGTATAGAACAGAGGG GTTCTTATCTTTCTACAAAGGGATCTTGCCACCAATATTAGCTGAAACACCAAAGCGAGCCGTGAAG tttttctgttttgaGCGATACCAACATTTATTTAGTGGAGGAGGGGATAAAACACCCCTG GTGTATTCGCTTGCTGGCTTATGTTCAGGATTAACTGAAGGTTTGGTTTGTAACCCGTTCGAAAGAATCAAAATTTTGCTTCAATCTGAAAAAGATGTGAAACTAAAAGAT CAAGAATCAACATTTTCGAAAGCTCGACAAATCATAAGGAACGAAGGCTTTGGTATGAAAGGGATTAATCGGGGCTTGACGGCAACACTTGGTAGGCACGGGGTATGGAACATGGTCTACTTTGGTGTCTTTCACTCATTCAAAGAATATATTCCAAAATCTGAG TCCCAGACCCAACaagttgtttataaattatgcCTTGGTTTAACTGCTGGTACGCTTGCTTCTGTAATAAACATCCCGTATGACGTCGCTAAAAGTCGAATCCAAGGCCCACAGCCGATACCGGGTCAGATTAAATATTACGGAGCCCATTCTACCATCGTGATGATTTATAAAGAAGAGGG gttTTTGGCGTTGTACAAAGGGCTCGTTCCAAAGTTTCTTCGATTGGGACCAA gtGGGGCCATTATGATGTTCGTTTATGAAAGTTTGTCCGAATTTCTTGCGAAGAAATATCCGTAA